One genomic segment of Bradyrhizobium prioriisuperbiae includes these proteins:
- a CDS encoding FAD-dependent oxidoreductase, with the protein MFRALSSLPSHEAYDVVVAGAGAGGLAAALFAAIAGARVLLAEQSDMIGGTTALSAGSVWIPNTHLAGDADDDPAQARLYLDSVIGNHAPAVLREAFLASGPQAIALLDARSEVKFRPYALHPDYEQTQPGATARGRALEPVPFDGLRLGADLNRIRPPLPEFTILGGMMVDRTDIRHLLGMTRSPASAWHSAKLLARYARDRLKIRRGSRLVMGNALVGRLLISLKQYDVTIVTGTTITGLTATDGAVRGVTLAGGGTERVIAARRAVVLAGGGFIGDDDQRRQWLPAAGFLPSACAPGQGGALQKLALGLGARIAEGNRDAAYWAPVSLRRRADGSTAVFPHFVMDRSKPGTICVDQSGRRFVNEATSYHEFARAMLARDRVQPCIPCFIIADARALRAYGLGLVRPGARNLAPFLADGYLVEGPDLAALARKLDIDPATLMQTVERTNVLAASGHDADFGRGSTLYHRVNGDPAVGPNPTLAPLAQPPFYAVRLQPGDIGAARGLVVNEWAQVMRDGRPITGLYACGNAMNSITGGTYPGPGITLGPAITFAYRAMRHALPKA; encoded by the coding sequence ATGTTCCGCGCCCTGTCCTCGCTGCCGTCGCACGAAGCCTATGACGTGGTGGTCGCCGGCGCGGGCGCGGGCGGTTTGGCGGCGGCACTGTTCGCGGCCATCGCGGGCGCCAGGGTATTGCTGGCGGAGCAGTCCGATATGATCGGCGGCACCACGGCGCTGTCGGCGGGCTCGGTATGGATTCCCAACACTCATCTTGCAGGGGATGCCGACGACGATCCCGCGCAGGCGCGTCTCTATCTCGACAGCGTGATCGGCAATCATGCGCCGGCGGTCCTGCGCGAGGCTTTCCTTGCCAGCGGCCCGCAGGCCATCGCGCTGCTCGACGCGCGGAGCGAGGTCAAATTCCGGCCTTACGCGCTGCATCCCGACTACGAGCAGACCCAGCCCGGGGCCACGGCGCGCGGCCGCGCGCTGGAACCAGTCCCCTTCGACGGCCTCCGCCTCGGCGCCGATCTCAACCGCATCAGGCCGCCACTTCCGGAGTTCACCATCCTCGGCGGCATGATGGTCGATCGCACCGACATCCGTCATCTGCTCGGCATGACACGCTCGCCCGCCTCGGCCTGGCATTCGGCAAAATTGCTGGCACGTTATGCCCGCGACCGCCTCAAAATCCGCCGCGGCTCGCGCCTGGTGATGGGCAATGCCCTGGTCGGCCGGCTGCTGATCTCGCTGAAGCAATACGATGTCACCATCGTCACCGGCACAACGATAACCGGGCTGACTGCGACGGACGGTGCCGTGCGCGGCGTCACGCTCGCCGGCGGCGGAACCGAGCGAGTGATCGCCGCGCGGCGCGCCGTGGTGCTCGCCGGTGGCGGCTTCATCGGGGACGACGACCAGCGCCGGCAATGGCTGCCCGCGGCCGGTTTCCTGCCGAGCGCCTGTGCGCCGGGTCAAGGCGGCGCGCTGCAGAAACTCGCGCTTGGGCTCGGCGCGCGCATCGCCGAGGGCAACCGCGATGCGGCTTACTGGGCGCCGGTGTCGCTGCGCCGCCGCGCCGACGGCAGCACCGCGGTGTTCCCGCATTTCGTGATGGACCGCAGCAAGCCCGGCACCATCTGCGTCGATCAATCGGGCCGGCGCTTTGTCAACGAGGCGACATCGTATCATGAATTCGCCCGCGCGATGCTCGCGCGAGACCGCGTACAGCCCTGCATTCCCTGTTTCATCATCGCCGACGCCCGCGCGCTGCGCGCCTACGGCCTCGGTCTGGTGCGGCCCGGCGCGCGCAACCTCGCGCCGTTTCTTGCCGACGGTTATCTGGTGGAAGGCCCCGATCTCGCCGCGCTGGCGCGCAAACTCGACATCGATCCCGCGACACTTATGCAGACGGTCGAGCGGACCAACGTCTTAGCCGCGAGCGGCCATGACGCGGATTTCGGTCGCGGCAGCACGCTTTATCATCGCGTCAATGGCGATCCGGCTGTCGGCCCCAATCCCACCCTCGCCCCGCTGGCGCAGCCGCCGTTCTACGCGGTGCGGCTCCAACCCGGCGACATCGGTGCAGCCAGGGGCCTTGTCGTGAACGAATGGGCGCAGGTTATGCGGGATGGCCGGCCGATCACAGGCCTCTATGCCTGCGGCAACGCGATGAATTCGATTACCGGCGGCACTTATCCGGGACCAGGTATCACGCTGGGCCCCGCCATCACCTTCGCCTATCGCGCCATGCGTCATGCA
- a CDS encoding TRAP transporter large permease subunit: MTIAVFTLSLLGAMALGMPIAFALIICGVALMSTIDMFDSQIVAQNIINGADSFPLMAVPFFMLAGEIMNKGGLAKRIVNVAMVAVGHVRGGLGYVTILASCILASLSGSAAADAAALGALLVPMMVAAGHDKAHAAGLVAAGGIIAPVIPPSIGFVLFGVAANVSISKLFLAGIFPGLMLGLGLCVAWWWVARHENLTPPPRASLKQIATAVADGFWALMLPVIIIVGLRFGIFTPTEAAVVVAVYSLIVATLVYRDLKPSQLYGVLVSSAVTTSIVLFLVAAALVSSWLITVSEISAQVVELLRPFMGNRILLMAAIMVVVVIVGTALDMTPTILILTPILMPIVKQAGIDPVYFGVLFIINNAIGLITPPVGVVLNVVCGVSQISMEDIIKGVWPFMIAQLIVLFAMVLFPSLVTVPARWLAG, encoded by the coding sequence ATGACCATCGCCGTCTTCACCCTTTCGCTGCTCGGCGCCATGGCGCTGGGCATGCCGATCGCCTTCGCGCTGATCATCTGCGGCGTCGCGCTGATGAGCACGATCGACATGTTCGACTCGCAGATCGTCGCCCAGAACATCATCAACGGCGCCGACAGTTTCCCCCTGATGGCGGTGCCGTTCTTCATGCTCGCCGGCGAGATCATGAACAAGGGCGGGCTCGCCAAGCGCATCGTCAATGTGGCGATGGTCGCGGTCGGCCATGTCCGCGGCGGGCTCGGCTACGTCACGATCCTGGCGTCCTGCATCCTCGCCTCGCTGTCGGGCTCGGCCGCCGCCGACGCCGCGGCACTCGGCGCGCTGCTGGTGCCGATGATGGTCGCCGCCGGGCACGACAAGGCACATGCGGCCGGCCTCGTCGCCGCGGGCGGCATCATCGCGCCGGTGATCCCGCCGAGCATCGGTTTCGTGCTGTTCGGTGTCGCCGCCAATGTGTCGATCTCGAAACTGTTTCTCGCCGGCATCTTTCCCGGCCTGATGCTCGGCCTCGGGCTGTGCGTGGCCTGGTGGTGGGTGGCGCGCCACGAGAACCTGACGCCGCCGCCGCGCGCCTCGCTGAAGCAGATCGCCACCGCGGTGGCGGACGGCTTCTGGGCCTTGATGCTGCCGGTCATCATCATCGTCGGACTGCGGTTCGGCATCTTCACGCCGACGGAAGCCGCCGTGGTGGTCGCGGTGTATTCCCTGATCGTCGCCACGCTGGTCTACCGCGACCTCAAGCCGTCGCAGCTCTATGGCGTGCTGGTGTCCTCCGCGGTGACCACCAGCATCGTGCTGTTCCTGGTGGCGGCGGCGCTGGTGTCGTCCTGGCTGATCACGGTGTCGGAAATCTCCGCCCAGGTGGTCGAGCTGCTGCGCCCCTTCATGGGCAACAGGATCCTGCTAATGGCCGCCATCATGGTGGTTGTCGTCATCGTCGGCACCGCGCTCGACATGACCCCGACCATCCTGATCCTCACCCCGATCCTGATGCCGATCGTCAAGCAGGCCGGGATCGATCCCGTCTATTTCGGCGTCCTCTTCATCATCAACAACGCCATCGGCCTGATCACGCCTCCGGTCGGCGTCGTGCTCAATGTGGTGTGCGGCGTGTCGCAGATCAGCATGGAGGATATCATCAAGGGGGTCTGGCCCTTTATGATCGCGCAGCTGATCGTGCTGTTCGCCATGGTGCTGTTCCCGTCCCTGGTCACCGTGCCCGCGCGCTGGCTGGCCGGCTGA
- a CDS encoding GntR family transcriptional regulator codes for MVNASAVTDTGSAGDAGYRRIRDDIIFGVLTPSERLRLEAMKEDYGVSISTLREVLNRLASEGFVIAEGRKGFEVAPVSVKNLQELAELRILLEHHAMEQSFGIGDMEWEGRVVAAHHKLAATERQIASKSDVPELRRRYDGEFHQALISACGSRELMAAHAVIFDKYFRYALQYRGSETAKQHQALLDCALSRDIAKAKKILVQHIRGCVEHALASGTLRRE; via the coding sequence ATCGTGAACGCCTCTGCAGTCACCGATACCGGCTCGGCTGGTGACGCCGGCTATCGCCGGATCCGGGACGACATCATTTTTGGCGTGCTGACGCCGTCGGAGCGACTGCGGCTGGAGGCGATGAAGGAAGACTATGGCGTCAGCATCAGCACGCTCCGCGAGGTGCTGAACCGTCTGGCCTCCGAAGGTTTTGTGATCGCCGAGGGCCGCAAGGGGTTCGAGGTGGCGCCGGTCTCAGTGAAGAACCTGCAGGAGCTCGCCGAACTGCGCATCCTGCTCGAGCACCACGCCATGGAGCAGTCGTTCGGCATCGGCGATATGGAGTGGGAGGGGCGCGTGGTCGCGGCCCATCACAAGCTCGCTGCCACCGAACGCCAGATCGCATCAAAATCCGATGTGCCGGAACTGCGGCGTCGTTATGACGGCGAATTCCACCAGGCGCTGATCTCGGCCTGCGGCTCGCGCGAACTGATGGCCGCGCACGCCGTCATCTTCGACAAGTATTTCCGCTACGCCCTGCAGTATCGCGGCAGTGAGACCGCCAAGCAGCACCAGGCGCTGCTCGACTGCGCGTTGTCACGGGACATCGCCAAGGCGAAGAAGATCCTGGTGCAGCACATCCGCGGCTGCGTCGAGCACGCGCTGGCAAGCGGCACCCTGCGGCGGGAATGA
- a CDS encoding type II 3-dehydroquinate dehydratase: MSARLMILNGPNLNLLGTREPHIYGTTTLAAIEARCRDTAALLGASLAFHQSNHEGVLIDHIHAARESADAIIINPAGFSFTSISLIDALKIFGGPIIELHISNIHARDELHRHSITSGAATAVICGLGPYGYVAAMLAAVQRLGALPAALPAPLREPVAS, translated from the coding sequence ATGTCCGCACGCCTGATGATCCTGAACGGTCCGAACCTCAATCTGCTGGGGACGCGTGAGCCGCATATCTACGGCACCACCACACTGGCGGCGATCGAGGCGCGCTGCCGCGACACCGCCGCACTGCTCGGCGCGTCGCTGGCCTTCCACCAGTCCAACCACGAAGGCGTGCTGATCGATCACATCCATGCCGCCCGCGAGAGCGCCGACGCCATCATCATCAATCCGGCGGGATTTTCCTTCACCTCGATCTCGCTGATCGACGCCCTGAAAATCTTCGGGGGACCGATCATCGAGCTGCACATCTCCAACATCCACGCCCGCGACGAGCTGCACCGCCATTCCATCACCTCCGGCGCCGCCACCGCGGTGATCTGCGGCCTCGGACCCTACGGCTATGTGGCGGCGATGCTTGCAGCGGTGCAGCGGCTGGGCGCCCTGCCCGCGGCGCTGCCGGCACCCTTGCGCGAGCCCGTCGCGTCATAA
- a CDS encoding TRAP transporter substrate-binding protein, whose translation MKTGAASLALLLALTGPLATTAFAQDVQERTIRWGHLNNTDHPVSLGVKKFAEVLAAKSGGKLKIKEFAASQLGNEMQQQSALRGGTQEMLSASTTSLATVVKEFGVLDFPFIVSTTDQADALVQGAFGKAMLEVLPAKGLTGIGYWGLGFRNVTNSTRPITRIEDFSGLKLRVIPNPVYLESFTAFKANPVPMNFSELYSALETRTVDGQENPYTVILSNKFFEVQKYVSATNHTFTENIILVSKVFWDKLSPTEQRMIRETYEETRGYQKEQTRLQTESALNELKAKGMQFNEIAPAELDRMRQAVKPVTDKISAELDPEKVKLFNTELERVRKDVK comes from the coding sequence ATGAAGACCGGCGCAGCCTCGCTCGCCCTGTTGCTGGCCCTGACCGGCCCGCTCGCCACCACCGCCTTCGCGCAGGACGTGCAGGAACGCACCATCCGCTGGGGCCATCTCAACAACACTGATCATCCGGTCAGTCTCGGGGTGAAGAAATTCGCCGAGGTGCTGGCGGCCAAGAGCGGCGGCAAGCTCAAGATCAAGGAATTCGCGGCCTCCCAGCTCGGCAACGAGATGCAGCAGCAGTCGGCGCTGCGCGGCGGCACCCAGGAGATGCTCTCCGCCTCCACCACGTCGCTGGCGACGGTGGTGAAGGAATTCGGCGTGCTCGACTTCCCCTTCATCGTCAGCACCACCGACCAGGCCGACGCGCTGGTGCAGGGCGCTTTCGGCAAGGCGATGCTCGAAGTGCTGCCGGCCAAGGGCCTCACCGGCATCGGCTATTGGGGCCTCGGCTTCCGCAATGTCACCAACAGCACGCGCCCGATCACCAGGATCGAGGATTTCTCGGGGCTGAAACTGCGCGTGATCCCGAACCCGGTGTATCTGGAATCCTTCACCGCCTTCAAAGCCAATCCGGTGCCGATGAACTTCAGCGAACTCTATTCGGCGCTGGAGACCCGCACCGTCGACGGCCAGGAGAACCCCTACACGGTGATCCTCTCCAACAAATTCTTCGAAGTGCAGAAATATGTCTCCGCGACCAACCACACCTTCACCGAGAACATCATCCTGGTGAGCAAGGTTTTCTGGGACAAGCTCTCACCGACCGAGCAGCGCATGATCCGCGAAACCTATGAGGAGACGCGCGGCTACCAGAAGGAGCAGACCCGGCTGCAGACCGAGAGCGCGCTGAACGAACTCAAGGCCAAGGGCATGCAGTTCAACGAGATCGCCCCGGCGGAACTCGACCGCATGCGCCAGGCGGTGAAACCAGTGACCGACAAGATCTCCGCCGAACTCGATCCGGAGAAGGTCAAGCTGTTCAACACCGAGCTCGAACGCGTCCGCAAGGACGTCAAGTAG
- a CDS encoding MFS transporter: MSRRPFGQKYAFVVVAVIFLALLSAAGLRSSPGVLMLPLQKSFGWSVDIISISAAVGIFLYGLAGPFAAAVMQSFGIRRTVLGALVLMSASTGASYFMTAPWQLFLTWGLLSGLGSGAVANVLGATIVNRWFTTNRGLVMGLLTASTATGTLIFMPGLAALVQWGGWQPVVLTVSACCAALIPLIYFLVPERPSAIGLRSYGSTVDDVAAPPTTQNPFAVAIGNLVRAAKTRTFWYLFATFFICGFTTNGLVGTHMISFCGDVGIPEVQAAGLLAMMGIFDLVGTTLSGWLTDRFDPRKLLFVYYGLRGLSLIYLPYSDFSLLSLSVFAVFYGLDWIATVPPTVRIANEMFGDKNAPVIFGWIVAGHQLGAASAAFFAGMMRSTQGNYLEAFIIAGMTGVVAAVLSLMIGRRRAEPVLATV, from the coding sequence ATGTCGCGACGCCCGTTCGGCCAGAAGTATGCCTTCGTGGTGGTGGCCGTGATCTTCCTCGCCCTGCTGTCGGCGGCGGGCCTGCGTTCCTCGCCCGGCGTGCTGATGCTGCCGCTGCAGAAATCGTTCGGCTGGAGCGTCGACATCATCTCGATCTCGGCCGCCGTCGGCATCTTCCTGTATGGCCTCGCCGGACCGTTCGCCGCCGCGGTGATGCAGAGTTTCGGCATCCGCCGCACCGTGCTCGGCGCACTGGTGCTGATGTCGGCCTCCACCGGCGCGAGTTATTTCATGACCGCGCCGTGGCAGCTGTTCCTGACCTGGGGACTGCTCTCGGGCCTCGGCTCCGGCGCCGTGGCCAATGTGCTCGGCGCCACCATCGTCAATCGCTGGTTCACCACCAACCGCGGCCTGGTGATGGGGTTGCTGACTGCGAGCACTGCGACCGGCACGCTGATCTTCATGCCGGGCCTCGCCGCACTGGTGCAATGGGGCGGCTGGCAGCCTGTGGTGCTCACCGTGTCGGCCTGCTGCGCGGCGCTGATCCCGCTGATCTACTTCCTGGTGCCGGAACGGCCTTCGGCGATCGGCCTGCGCTCCTACGGCAGCACGGTCGACGACGTGGCGGCGCCGCCCACCACGCAGAACCCGTTCGCAGTTGCGATCGGCAACCTGGTGCGCGCCGCGAAGACCCGCACCTTCTGGTACCTGTTCGCCACCTTCTTCATCTGCGGCTTCACCACCAACGGCCTGGTCGGCACCCACATGATTTCGTTCTGCGGCGACGTCGGCATTCCCGAGGTGCAGGCCGCGGGCCTGCTGGCGATGATGGGCATCTTCGATCTGGTCGGCACCACGCTGTCGGGCTGGCTCACCGACCGCTTCGACCCGCGCAAGCTGCTGTTCGTCTATTACGGGCTGCGCGGGCTGTCGCTGATCTACCTGCCTTACTCGGATTTCTCGCTGCTTTCTCTCTCGGTGTTCGCGGTGTTCTATGGCCTCGACTGGATCGCGACGGTGCCGCCCACGGTGCGCATCGCCAACGAGATGTTCGGTGACAAGAACGCGCCGGTGATTTTCGGCTGGATCGTCGCCGGCCATCAGCTCGGCGCGGCATCGGCCGCCTTCTTCGCCGGCATGATGCGGTCGACACAGGGCAATTACCTGGAGGCGTTCATCATTGCAGGGATGACCGGCGTGGTGGCCGCAGTGCTGTCGCTGATGATCGGCCGGCGGCGGGCGGAGCCGGTGTTGGCGACGGTGTGA
- a CDS encoding TRAP transporter small permease — MDRLLDLYCRALKAIIAVMLAVMVALVFGNVVLRYIFNSGITVSEELSRWLLVWLTFLGAVVALREHAHLGVDTLVRRLSPASKRICFILNYGLMLFADALLLKGSWAQTLINWGDRAPATGLSVGIFYLAGVVFGVSAAVVLLFDLIRVLGGDGSEATLVAVKDSEEH; from the coding sequence ATGGACCGGCTTCTCGACCTCTACTGCCGCGCCCTCAAAGCCATCATCGCCGTCATGCTGGCGGTGATGGTGGCGCTGGTGTTCGGCAATGTGGTGCTGCGCTACATCTTCAATTCCGGCATCACCGTGTCGGAGGAACTGTCGCGCTGGCTGCTGGTGTGGCTGACCTTCCTCGGCGCGGTGGTGGCGCTGCGCGAGCACGCCCATCTCGGGGTCGACACGCTGGTGCGCCGGCTTTCGCCCGCGAGCAAGCGCATCTGCTTCATTCTCAATTACGGGCTGATGCTGTTCGCCGATGCCTTGCTGCTGAAGGGCAGCTGGGCCCAGACCCTGATCAACTGGGGCGACCGGGCGCCGGCGACCGGCCTGTCGGTCGGCATTTTCTACCTCGCCGGCGTGGTGTTCGGGGTCTCCGCCGCGGTCGTGCTGCTGTTCGACCTGATCCGGGTGCTCGGCGGCGACGGCAGCGAGGCCACCCTGGTCGCGGTCAAGGACTCCGAGGAGCACTGA
- a CDS encoding alpha-hydroxy acid oxidase, whose protein sequence is MQDTSTTPPTGDVEISGVADEFQNLHELVRKARVNLDQNAWDYIIGGTETETTLRRNRMALDEIAFRPRVLRNVADVDTSVTLFGRKLRLPVMLAPVGSLETFHSGAAATVVRAVGRFGVAHMLSSVSEPGLEQVADAGPDALRIYQLYVRGDDAYVEDHVARAIARGYSAFCLTVDTTHYSRRERDLAKRHVTSGRSRVSGRSFQAALDWRTVKLIKDKYKIPLILKGIATAEDTAIALDHGVEWIYVSNHGGRQLDHGRGAMQVLPEIVRAVAGRAKIMVDGSFCRGTDIVKAIAAGADLVGLGRLQCWALAAAGEAGVVRMLELLEDEVQRCLGLLGVNTFAELDGSYLHAATATNAPSVFSAFPLLEIEPYRY, encoded by the coding sequence ATGCAGGACACAAGCACCACGCCGCCGACCGGCGATGTCGAGATCAGCGGCGTGGCCGACGAATTCCAGAACCTTCACGAACTCGTGCGAAAGGCGCGGGTCAATCTCGATCAGAACGCCTGGGACTATATCATCGGCGGCACCGAGACCGAGACCACGCTGCGCCGCAACCGCATGGCGCTGGACGAGATCGCGTTCCGCCCGCGTGTGCTGCGCAATGTCGCTGATGTCGATACGTCGGTGACGCTGTTCGGCCGCAAGCTGCGTTTGCCGGTGATGCTGGCGCCGGTCGGCTCGCTGGAGACGTTTCACTCCGGCGCCGCCGCCACCGTGGTGCGTGCCGTCGGCCGCTTCGGTGTCGCGCATATGCTGAGTTCGGTGTCGGAGCCCGGCCTGGAACAAGTCGCTGACGCCGGCCCCGATGCCTTGCGGATCTATCAGCTGTATGTCCGCGGTGACGACGCCTATGTCGAGGATCATGTCGCGCGCGCCATCGCCCGGGGCTACAGCGCGTTCTGCCTCACCGTCGACACCACTCATTACAGCCGGCGCGAGCGTGATCTCGCCAAGCGCCACGTCACCTCCGGCCGCAGCCGGGTTTCGGGACGCTCCTTCCAGGCGGCGCTGGACTGGCGCACGGTGAAGCTGATCAAGGACAAGTACAAGATTCCGCTGATCCTCAAGGGCATCGCCACCGCGGAAGACACCGCGATCGCGCTCGATCACGGCGTCGAATGGATCTACGTGTCGAACCATGGCGGGCGCCAGCTCGATCACGGCCGCGGCGCCATGCAGGTGTTGCCTGAAATCGTGCGAGCCGTCGCCGGCCGCGCGAAAATCATGGTCGATGGCTCGTTCTGCCGTGGCACCGACATCGTCAAGGCGATCGCCGCGGGGGCCGACCTTGTCGGTCTCGGCCGCCTGCAATGCTGGGCGCTGGCCGCGGCCGGCGAAGCCGGCGTGGTGCGGATGCTGGAATTGCTGGAGGACGAGGTGCAGCGCTGTCTGGGTCTGCTTGGTGTCAACACCTTCGCCGAGCTCGACGGCAGTTATCTGCATGCCGCGACGGCCACCAACGCACCGTCGGTATTCAGTGCGTTCCCGCTGCTGGAGATCGAGCCTTATCGGTACTGA
- a CDS encoding glutathione S-transferase family protein, translating to MTIELHTWNTPNGRKISVALEEMGLPYRVVPVNISKDEQFAPEFLAISPNNKIPAIVDPDGPGGKRVSVFESGAILLYLGEKTGKFLPVSLLDRIPVLEWLMWQMGGFGPMPGQVHHFIALANEQDRAYGLKRYSTETRRLYGVLDRRLADRAFVAGDLSVADFAILGWAWRHERHKVPLADFPNVKRWYETLMARPGVKRGMEAKLD from the coding sequence ATGACCATTGAACTGCACACTTGGAACACGCCGAACGGCCGCAAGATCAGCGTGGCGCTGGAGGAGATGGGGCTGCCGTATCGTGTCGTCCCCGTGAACATCAGCAAGGACGAGCAGTTTGCGCCCGAGTTCCTCGCCATCAGCCCCAACAATAAGATTCCAGCCATCGTCGATCCGGACGGTCCCGGCGGCAAGCGCGTCAGCGTGTTCGAATCCGGCGCCATCCTGCTTTATCTCGGCGAGAAGACCGGCAAGTTCCTGCCGGTTTCGCTGCTCGATCGCATTCCGGTGCTGGAATGGCTGATGTGGCAGATGGGCGGCTTCGGTCCGATGCCCGGACAGGTGCATCATTTCATTGCGCTCGCCAATGAGCAGGACCGCGCCTACGGCTTGAAGCGGTATTCGACGGAAACGCGCCGGCTCTATGGCGTGCTCGATCGCCGGCTTGCGGATCGTGCGTTCGTCGCAGGCGACCTGTCGGTGGCCGACTTCGCCATTCTCGGCTGGGCCTGGCGGCACGAGCGGCATAAGGTGCCGCTGGCGGATTTCCCCAATGTGAAGCGCTGGTACGAGACATTGATGGCGCGACCCGGCGTCAAGCGTGGCATGGAAGCCAAGCTGGATTGA
- a CDS encoding TetR/AcrR family transcriptional regulator produces MSKHTQSAPDPSADPSSERSLRAVDKIRASARELFYREGIRAVGVDEIVQQAGVTKPSLYRSFPSKDELAAAYLRDYDQEFWISFEKPEGKSYSDPREHVLAYIRQLARRAAAEGYRGCGLSNATIEYPAPEHPARRVAVAHKQAFRKRLRELAAAMGARKPDVLGDGLLLLIEGIYTTGQQSEAGPAQSAVAVAKLLIDASVTRE; encoded by the coding sequence ATGAGCAAGCACACCCAATCCGCCCCGGACCCATCCGCAGACCCGTCTTCGGAGCGTTCGCTCCGCGCGGTGGACAAGATCCGCGCCTCGGCGCGCGAGCTGTTCTATCGCGAGGGCATTCGTGCCGTCGGCGTCGACGAGATCGTGCAGCAGGCCGGCGTCACCAAGCCGAGCCTCTACCGCAGCTTTCCGTCCAAGGACGAACTCGCCGCCGCCTATCTGCGCGACTACGACCAGGAGTTCTGGATCAGTTTCGAGAAGCCGGAGGGCAAGAGCTACAGCGACCCGCGCGAGCATGTGCTGGCCTACATCCGCCAGCTTGCCCGCCGCGCGGCAGCTGAGGGCTATCGCGGCTGCGGCCTCAGCAACGCCACGATCGAATATCCCGCGCCCGAACATCCGGCGCGCCGGGTTGCGGTCGCCCACAAGCAGGCCTTCCGCAAGCGCTTGCGCGAGCTCGCCGCCGCCATGGGCGCGCGCAAGCCCGATGTGCTCGGTGACGGCCTGTTGCTGCTGATCGAAGGCATCTACACCACCGGCCAGCAGTCTGAAGCGGGCCCGGCGCAATCGGCGGTGGCGGTGGCGAAGCTGCTGATCGACGCGAGTGTGACGCGGGAGTGA